The following proteins are co-located in the Pedobacter sp. FW305-3-2-15-E-R2A2 genome:
- a CDS encoding histidine kinase, which produces MTSKPVTSLFSSALSRIILVFAVTIVLIFSIMIINPIDEEDYAAIMELSWASFFDLIWFMILGWAITETGRFVSYYLDKRLPWEQFSVKRLCLQLFVQCFIVIAVMTLLLFLMDFLLEGEEDGIESDLVGYRQLLFISTLLSLIITAVHTGSSLLLNWKNSIIEASELKQTTLQSQLHSLKLQLDPHFMFNNFSTLSSLISENQAGAQQFLDCLSEVHRYMLYNLDRNIITLKEELDFISSYIYLIKIRFSENLRIEVTDVEDLLNKGIPPTTLQLLIENAVKHNIASRSHPLDIRIFAEGDSLVVVNNIQKIQSTIGSSKIGLKNIINRYKLLSTRLPEIIETEFDFVVKVPLLPLNVSQDESINYRR; this is translated from the coding sequence ATGACTTCAAAACCTGTCACTTCCCTATTCAGTTCCGCACTGTCCAGGATTATCCTGGTATTTGCCGTTACCATAGTTCTGATATTCTCCATCATGATCATCAATCCCATCGATGAGGAAGATTACGCTGCGATAATGGAACTGAGCTGGGCTTCTTTTTTTGACCTCATCTGGTTTATGATTCTCGGCTGGGCGATTACCGAGACCGGTAGGTTTGTTTCCTATTATCTCGACAAACGGCTCCCATGGGAACAATTTTCCGTTAAACGCCTTTGTCTGCAGCTTTTTGTTCAGTGTTTCATCGTCATAGCAGTGATGACCTTGCTCCTTTTCCTGATGGATTTCTTGTTAGAAGGGGAAGAAGATGGGATCGAAAGCGATTTGGTAGGTTACCGGCAACTACTCTTTATCAGTACACTGCTATCCCTCATCATCACCGCTGTTCATACCGGCAGTTCTTTACTACTCAACTGGAAAAATTCAATTATAGAGGCTTCAGAGCTCAAGCAAACCACCTTACAATCACAATTGCACTCGCTGAAATTACAACTGGACCCGCATTTCATGTTTAACAATTTCAGTACACTGTCCAGTCTCATTTCTGAAAATCAGGCCGGGGCGCAGCAGTTTCTAGATTGTCTTTCGGAAGTACACCGATATATGCTTTATAACCTGGACAGGAACATCATTACCCTAAAAGAAGAGCTGGACTTTATAAGCTCTTATATTTACCTGATCAAAATCAGGTTTTCTGAAAACCTGAGGATTGAGGTGACCGATGTAGAAGACCTACTGAACAAGGGGATTCCTCCGACCACCTTACAGCTGCTGATCGAAAATGCGGTGAAACACAATATTGCTTCCCGCAGCCATCCCCTAGACATTCGAATTTTCGCAGAAGGCGATTCTTTAGTGGTGGTCAACAACATACAAAAAATACAATCGACCATAGGCTCTTCAAAAATTGGTTTAAAAAACATCATTAACCGTTATAAACTATTGTCCACCAGGCTTCCTGAAATCATTGAGACAGAATTTGACTTTGTGGTTAAGGTTCCCTTACTCCCTTTAAACGTTTCGCAAGATGAAAGTATTAATTATAGAAGATGA
- a CDS encoding DUF4870 domain-containing protein yields MNNKTLSIVSYITLIGWLIAYFNGKEKADSLLKYHLRQALGLAIVSIIFNVVLTIVATIIPALSFLGIVGLVIVVLWIMGIINAANGAEKPTPLVGKMFENKFAFIG; encoded by the coding sequence ATGAACAACAAAACCTTATCCATCGTATCCTACATTACCCTTATTGGCTGGCTAATCGCCTATTTTAATGGAAAAGAAAAGGCAGATTCCCTGCTTAAATATCACCTCCGACAAGCATTGGGCCTGGCCATCGTCAGCATTATTTTTAATGTCGTCCTGACTATTGTAGCCACGATTATTCCTGCCCTTTCTTTTTTAGGGATCGTAGGTTTGGTCATTGTCGTACTTTGGATTATGGGCATCATCAACGCGGCAAATGGAGCAGAAAAGCCAACCCCTCTTGTTGGGAAAATGTTTGAGAACAAATTTGCCTTTATAGGATAA
- a CDS encoding DUF2938 domain-containing protein: MNTYLELIAFSLIIGIGATLIMDIYAILIKRLFKIPSLDFGIVGRWIGHFKNGVFSHKNILQTESIKYERAIGWLAHYLIGISFAFLLLLIWGTEWAYRPTFWPAITIGLLTTVAPFFLMQPAFGFGIAASKTPNPNLARFRSLKAHAIYGIGLYVAAFLLSMVVS, encoded by the coding sequence ATGAATACCTATTTAGAACTCATCGCCTTTTCATTGATCATCGGTATAGGGGCAACCCTGATTATGGATATCTATGCCATCCTCATCAAGCGCTTGTTTAAAATCCCTTCTCTGGACTTTGGCATCGTCGGCCGCTGGATCGGACACTTTAAAAACGGGGTGTTTTCCCATAAAAACATCCTGCAAACAGAAAGCATCAAGTACGAACGGGCCATCGGATGGCTTGCACATTACCTGATCGGTATCTCCTTCGCTTTTCTACTTTTACTGATTTGGGGTACGGAATGGGCATACCGGCCAACTTTCTGGCCAGCCATTACCATAGGTTTGCTCACCACAGTTGCCCCATTTTTCCTGATGCAGCCGGCATTTGGCTTTGGAATTGCCGCTTCTAAAACACCGAATCCAAACCTGGCGAGGTTTAGAAGCCTGAAAGCACATGCGATCTATGGAATAGGTTTATATGTGGCTGCATTCTTGCTGAGCATGGTTGTTTCCTAA
- a CDS encoding outer membrane beta-barrel family protein has translation MRYFCFIFFLFGALNVSAQQEITGKVTDERNMPLPGATITLKLASEAKISAYAIADASGDFSLKQIKAGNYQIEAAFVTYKNEARAITVGKGAVEVQLFKLLAESRQLQEVTINGKKQAVAVSAGKTTMNVEQSNLAQSQSAFELLKSLPGVNINKDGEIRIKGKSGVTVMIDGAPAEMGSSQLKALLKGTPGTTLQSIEVMNNPPSSMDAAGTAGVINIVFKKKVKKGFNGTISSNVSKGRYYRNNQSLNMTYGTEKWNLNLLYAYDFDHSRNRDSMFRSQHTDQPFYMSQLQLNPQKSKGHLLKLGLDHHFDEKNTLRFNLSFNDIRNPTNGRTISRFGTGMMQDSLLDQRNELRNTMRNWDYGLKFKHTFTELKSLNASLQFNQLSSRGTEDYHIFKTFAPGRDLSELRYRNIYPSKINRRMIKVDYLQELKKGDQQIGKFEAGVKSAQTNINNSQFSENRKEGMWQNDVLRNNNFRYREAIQAAYAAMELKLEPWTFNAGLRGEYTHVNGEAGTDPNPVRQNYFSLFPNALIGYKVNDKYNLSVSYNRRIERPDYDQLNPSVRYLDLYTTQQGNPTLKAQFSNNIELNQQFFNFMDLTLGYSSIKNPIFSTFLSSPGAKSAYTTINTGHQQQWQASLSFPIPGVDWWENYQSVYFYTSQFNANLETKAFKESANTYGFYSYNSFKLPAGFNLELSGWYESGGLYANFRYKPLSEISAGLNKKMLNDKLTLGVAVADVFYTGIFKAAVLSDRTQTFNLDSRTDSRQVKFSLSWNFGKKPKAERSAEQPSEEEHLPAGKSKRPMKPGKQ, from the coding sequence ATGCGTTATTTTTGTTTTATCTTCTTCCTGTTCGGAGCATTAAATGTCTCTGCCCAGCAGGAAATTACCGGTAAAGTTACCGATGAACGGAACATGCCTTTACCCGGTGCAACCATTACCCTTAAACTGGCCTCGGAGGCTAAAATCAGTGCTTATGCCATTGCCGATGCGTCGGGGGATTTTAGTTTGAAGCAGATCAAAGCTGGTAACTACCAAATCGAAGCCGCCTTTGTGACCTATAAAAATGAAGCAAGAGCCATCACGGTAGGGAAGGGGGCGGTAGAAGTCCAGCTTTTTAAACTATTGGCGGAAAGCCGGCAATTGCAGGAGGTGACGATCAACGGGAAAAAACAGGCCGTTGCTGTGTCGGCAGGTAAAACGACGATGAATGTGGAACAAAGCAATCTCGCGCAAAGCCAGTCTGCTTTCGAACTGCTCAAAAGCCTTCCTGGGGTAAATATCAATAAAGATGGAGAGATCCGCATTAAAGGGAAATCGGGCGTAACTGTGATGATCGACGGAGCGCCTGCAGAAATGGGCAGTTCACAACTCAAAGCATTGCTCAAAGGTACGCCTGGAACCACACTCCAGTCTATAGAAGTCATGAACAACCCGCCATCAAGTATGGATGCGGCAGGAACAGCGGGTGTGATTAATATTGTGTTCAAAAAGAAGGTTAAAAAAGGCTTTAACGGAACGATCAGCTCCAATGTGAGCAAAGGCAGGTATTATAGGAACAACCAAAGCCTAAACATGACCTACGGTACCGAAAAATGGAATTTGAACCTGCTTTATGCCTATGATTTCGACCACAGCAGGAACCGCGACAGCATGTTCCGGAGCCAACACACGGATCAGCCCTTCTACATGAGTCAACTGCAGCTCAACCCTCAGAAATCAAAGGGACACTTGCTCAAACTGGGTTTAGACCATCACTTTGATGAGAAAAATACACTGCGGTTTAACCTGTCTTTTAATGACATCAGGAACCCTACCAATGGCCGTACCATTTCCCGTTTTGGTACAGGTATGATGCAGGATTCCCTGCTCGACCAACGCAACGAGCTGCGCAATACCATGCGCAACTGGGATTACGGATTAAAATTTAAACATACATTCACAGAACTGAAAAGTTTGAATGCTTCCCTGCAGTTCAATCAATTAAGCTCCCGGGGAACTGAAGATTATCACATTTTTAAAACCTTTGCACCGGGGCGTGATTTGTCTGAGCTGCGTTACCGGAATATTTATCCTTCTAAAATAAACAGACGAATGATCAAAGTCGATTATTTGCAGGAACTTAAGAAAGGGGATCAACAGATCGGAAAGTTTGAAGCCGGAGTCAAGAGCGCGCAAACGAATATCAATAATAGTCAGTTTAGTGAAAACAGGAAAGAAGGAATGTGGCAAAATGATGTGTTACGCAACAATAATTTCCGGTATCGGGAAGCCATCCAGGCTGCTTATGCGGCCATGGAACTGAAACTGGAACCCTGGACTTTTAATGCAGGTTTGCGCGGAGAATATACGCATGTCAACGGAGAGGCCGGAACAGATCCTAATCCGGTTCGTCAAAATTATTTTTCCTTGTTTCCCAATGCGCTGATCGGGTATAAGGTGAACGATAAATACAACCTATCTGTCAGTTATAACCGCAGAATTGAACGACCGGACTATGATCAGCTAAATCCTTCTGTTCGTTACCTGGACTTGTACACTACCCAGCAGGGAAATCCAACACTGAAAGCTCAATTCTCCAACAACATTGAACTGAATCAGCAATTTTTCAACTTTATGGACCTTACCCTGGGCTATAGCAGTATTAAAAACCCTATTTTCTCCACTTTTCTGAGTAGCCCGGGTGCGAAATCTGCTTATACAACCATCAATACCGGACATCAGCAGCAGTGGCAAGCCTCCTTGTCTTTCCCGATACCAGGGGTAGACTGGTGGGAGAATTACCAGAGTGTTTATTTTTATACTTCCCAGTTTAACGCAAATCTGGAAACAAAGGCATTTAAAGAAAGCGCCAATACCTATGGTTTCTATTCCTACAATTCCTTTAAACTTCCAGCTGGTTTTAACCTGGAGCTTAGCGGATGGTACGAAAGCGGCGGACTGTATGCCAATTTCAGGTATAAACCCCTTTCTGAAATCAGTGCAGGTCTTAATAAAAAAATGTTAAATGATAAGTTAACGCTGGGCGTGGCAGTGGCTGATGTCTTTTATACCGGGATCTTTAAAGCTGCTGTATTATCGGATCGTACGCAGACTTTTAACCTTGATTCCAGAACAGACTCCCGGCAGGTCAAATTCAGTCTCAGCTGGAACTTTGGTAAAAAGCCGAAAGCCGAAAGGTCGGCTGAGCAGCCATCAGAGGAGGAACACCTGCCCGCAGGTAAAAGTAAACGGCCCATGAAACCGGGGAAACAATAA
- a CDS encoding GNAT family N-acetyltransferase encodes MKIYRKLRPEFMKAAGELFAEAFEDKLRFFLGPKEVMKKVIPYLIDKEQVLSIVSDTNELIGIAGFSYEQKNMFSINIKAMVRQYGLIQGLYKMFQLGIYFPNSFPVTHLYIDAITIKADYRGKGYIRLLFQELEKVAFEKGTTNLQLDVSCDNAPAIRAYRKMGFYELKSETLDSSTASRIGISRVNRMIKILDLRNPTFCHQYGIINRNF; translated from the coding sequence ATGAAGATTTATAGAAAACTGAGACCCGAATTTATGAAGGCCGCCGGCGAGTTGTTTGCCGAAGCCTTTGAAGATAAGTTGCGGTTTTTTTTAGGACCAAAAGAGGTGATGAAAAAAGTCATACCCTATTTAATCGACAAAGAGCAGGTCCTTTCCATCGTCTCGGACACGAATGAATTAATTGGGATCGCAGGTTTCAGTTATGAGCAAAAAAATATGTTTTCTATAAATATAAAAGCGATGGTTAGACAGTACGGCCTGATCCAGGGGCTGTATAAAATGTTTCAACTGGGAATCTATTTTCCAAATTCATTTCCGGTTACTCACTTATACATTGATGCCATCACCATTAAGGCGGATTACAGGGGGAAAGGGTATATCCGCCTGTTATTTCAGGAATTGGAGAAGGTGGCATTTGAAAAGGGAACGACTAATTTACAGCTGGATGTTTCCTGCGACAATGCTCCTGCGATCAGGGCCTATCGGAAGATGGGCTTTTATGAGCTGAAATCGGAAACCCTGGACAGCAGCACGGCCAGTCGGATTGGAATTTCCCGGGTCAATAGAATGATCAAAATCCTGGATCTTCGTAATCCTACATTCTGCCATCAATATGGCATTATCAACAGAAATTTTTAA
- a CDS encoding LytTR family DNA-binding domain-containing protein has product MKVLIIEDELHNAKRLKAILEDIDPEIEVLAILEGVTESINWLKDQQHPDLIFTDVRLTDGLCFDIFSQVKLKCPIIFTSAFDEYALRAFKVNSVDYLLKPVKKEELIKSLHKFKTNVHPSYLGQMLDDVAAILKQQQKNYRTRFLIPVRDSFYTVMIKDIAYFYTEYRTTRAVMPDNQHHILPFTMEELEEQLDPEVFFRVSRQYLINNKSITRINNYFNGKLHILLSPEPAEKIIMSRDRSRTFKQWLDR; this is encoded by the coding sequence ATGAAAGTATTAATTATAGAAGATGAACTACACAATGCCAAGAGGCTAAAGGCCATATTGGAAGATATTGATCCGGAAATTGAGGTCCTTGCGATACTGGAGGGCGTAACAGAAAGCATCAACTGGTTGAAAGATCAGCAGCATCCAGACTTGATTTTCACCGATGTCCGTTTAACAGATGGGCTTTGTTTTGATATTTTTTCCCAGGTAAAGCTTAAATGTCCTATCATTTTCACCTCGGCATTCGATGAGTATGCCTTGCGGGCATTTAAGGTAAACAGTGTGGATTACCTCCTCAAACCCGTTAAGAAAGAAGAACTCATCAAGAGCCTTCATAAATTTAAAACCAATGTCCATCCCTCTTACCTCGGTCAGATGCTGGACGATGTGGCCGCCATTTTAAAACAGCAGCAAAAAAACTACCGGACCAGGTTCCTTATTCCAGTCAGGGATTCTTTTTATACCGTAATGATTAAAGACATTGCCTATTTCTACACCGAATACAGGACCACCAGAGCTGTTATGCCCGACAATCAGCACCATATCCTTCCTTTTACGATGGAGGAACTCGAAGAGCAATTAGATCCGGAGGTATTTTTCAGGGTCAGTCGTCAATATCTGATCAACAATAAAAGCATTACACGCATCAATAATTATTTTAATGGAAAGCTGCATATTCTGTTGAGTCCGGAGCCCGCTGAAAAGATCATCATGAGCCGGGACAGGTCCAGAACATTTAAACAATGGCTGGATCGGTAG
- a CDS encoding FecR domain-containing protein: protein MTTKSISELLTRYYNNECTPEEEARVNEWFAEHGSATTSFEQMDAEAQQVWVNALFTDITAANALKTPTPKVLKKRLWPRIAAAAAVLIGIGIGLYVVSHESEQGRVISYANTIHPAKNAATLKLADGKVISLNESKTGIVIDIAALTYDDGTAVVLNSAAEKQLQSEADEKAGNLTVSTPTGRQYQLILPDGSKVWLNASSALTFPTIFSAKGNRMITLIGEAYFEVAKDKSRPFIVKTNTQEVKVLGTHFNINSNHSTVRTTLLEGSIAVSPLGYVNDQEGLALSSAAVLLKPGEQAVQKSGKIEVISVDTEQAVSWKDGWFYFKSASLSEVLNEAAKWYDLKITYKSDVPADRFTGKVPRTASLGMFIKVLQLSDVKFKLEGRNMIID from the coding sequence ATGACAACAAAAAGCATATCAGAACTTTTAACCCGATATTATAACAATGAATGTACTCCTGAAGAGGAAGCAAGGGTAAATGAATGGTTTGCTGAGCATGGTTCTGCCACAACAAGTTTTGAGCAAATGGATGCTGAAGCACAGCAGGTATGGGTAAATGCTTTATTTACCGACATCACTGCAGCTAATGCGCTGAAAACACCAACACCTAAGGTCTTGAAAAAAAGACTTTGGCCAAGAATTGCGGCCGCAGCAGCGGTATTAATAGGAATTGGTATCGGTCTTTATGTGGTCAGTCATGAATCAGAGCAGGGCCGGGTGATCTCTTATGCCAACACCATCCATCCCGCAAAGAATGCGGCCACCTTAAAACTGGCAGATGGAAAAGTGATCAGTTTAAATGAATCCAAAACAGGCATCGTCATAGACATCGCTGCGCTAACCTATGATGATGGTACAGCGGTTGTCCTGAATTCTGCCGCTGAAAAACAGCTTCAGTCTGAAGCCGATGAAAAAGCAGGCAATCTAACCGTGAGCACACCAACAGGCCGGCAGTACCAACTGATCTTACCAGATGGCAGTAAGGTATGGCTCAATGCCTCCTCCGCTCTTACTTTCCCTACCATTTTCTCCGCTAAAGGCAATCGAATGATCACCTTGATTGGCGAAGCCTACTTTGAAGTCGCCAAAGATAAATCCAGACCATTTATCGTGAAGACCAATACCCAGGAGGTCAAAGTACTGGGCACACATTTCAACATCAACAGTAACCACAGTACGGTAAGAACCACCCTGCTGGAAGGTTCAATTGCAGTGTCTCCGCTAGGCTATGTAAACGATCAGGAAGGTTTAGCCCTTTCTTCAGCCGCCGTTCTGTTAAAACCCGGCGAACAGGCCGTACAAAAATCCGGTAAGATCGAGGTGATTTCGGTAGATACCGAACAGGCCGTTTCCTGGAAAGATGGCTGGTTCTATTTTAAGAGTGCCAGTTTATCCGAAGTGTTGAATGAAGCGGCAAAGTGGTACGACTTAAAAATCACCTATAAGAGCGATGTACCAGCGGATCGTTTTACCGGTAAAGTACCCAGAACTGCCAGTTTAGGCATGTTTATTAAAGTACTGCAATTGAGTGATGTAAAATTCAAACTGGAAGGACGTAACATGATCATTGATTAA
- a CDS encoding RNA polymerase sigma-70 factor, with translation MADYSTYSDFELISLLKDSDNDQKAYAEIYRRYVRLLVRFAESKLYSLEDARDIVQDLFTNFWSERLDLHIQDNLKSYLFGIAKYQIINKIRKNVVRESYAGKLRALSPAYHSLEEELNARELSTNVRSKLDQLPQKTKYIYQRSRDEHKSIKEIAEELNLSDQTVKNQISIALNHLRKSLSAFFFCLF, from the coding sequence ATGGCTGATTACAGTACCTATTCTGATTTCGAACTGATATCGTTGTTGAAAGACAGTGACAACGATCAGAAAGCTTATGCGGAAATTTACAGGCGCTATGTCAGATTGTTGGTTCGTTTTGCCGAATCTAAGTTATACAGTCTGGAAGACGCAAGAGATATTGTTCAGGATTTGTTCACCAACTTCTGGAGTGAAAGATTGGATCTTCACATTCAGGACAACCTAAAGTCTTATCTTTTTGGTATTGCCAAATACCAGATCATCAACAAAATCAGAAAAAATGTAGTCAGAGAAAGTTATGCCGGAAAATTAAGGGCTTTATCTCCTGCTTATCATTCGCTGGAAGAAGAACTCAATGCCAGGGAACTGAGCACCAATGTTCGCTCGAAACTGGATCAGTTGCCGCAAAAGACCAAATACATTTACCAGCGGAGCAGAGATGAGCACAAAAGTATTAAGGAAATTGCCGAAGAACTGAATCTTTCCGATCAAACGGTAAAAAATCAGATCAGCATTGCCCTGAATCACCTCAGAAAGTCGCTTTCTGCGTTCTTTTTCTGCCTGTTTTAA